One Corvus moneduloides isolate bCorMon1 chromosome 24, bCorMon1.pri, whole genome shotgun sequence DNA segment encodes these proteins:
- the PHTF1 gene encoding putative homeodomain transcription factor 1 isoform X2 — MACRDAISWYQKKIGAYDQQIWEKAVEQTQMKGFKNKPKKKGHIQPDLIDVDLISGSTFAKAKPEIPWTSLTRKGIVRVVFFPLFSQWWIQVTSQRIFMWLLVLYIMQVVAVVLYFMVPVVSASEVMGPLCLMLLLGTVHCQIVSTQVNRPAGNNGLSRRRRKLRKSVGVDGNSWLSPDRTSKEEQSGSPSLLTNLSSLLFQRRNRRVRLVAEKGTETESGVNAVGDGIKPRQARSEHRLLHSKEKSKLSDGEKSHQDDGTNRDGVSDELSSEEDAEAVAQRILLRHSMEGASSDNSYEEKKKRPLVSLNQAVSQVKQVLKGARDSDSVVESELESTLYRQDPRSCLSVGPRSCSVSRRDSESTRQDSETEDMLWDDLLHGPECRSSGTSDSEERSARDSRRDLKEDVFQQNHLFWLQNTSPASAKVSALIWEGNDCKKVDMSVLEISGIIMSRVNAHQQGVGYQMLGNIITIGLAFLPFLYRLFRTDNLEQLCSISLMELLHIFCGAPASTPVLILSAINFLERLCLTWMFFFMMCVAERTYKQRFLFAKLFSHITSARKARKYEIPHFRLKKVENIKIWLSLRSYLKRRGPQRSVDVVVSSVFLLALSIAFICCAQVLKGHKTFLSAAYNWEFLMWEAALLLFLLRLASLGSETNKKYSNISILLTEQINLYLKMEKKPNKKEQLSLVNNVLKLSTKLLKELDSPFRLYGLTMNPLIYNITRVVILSAVSGVISDLLGFNIRLWKIKP; from the exons ATGGCCTGTCGCGATGCCATTTCATGGTACCAGAAGAAG ATCGGGGCCTACGACCAGCAGATATGGGAGAAGGCCGTGGAGCAGACCCAGATGAAG GGCTTCAAGAACAAACCGAAGAAAAAGGGGCACATCCAGCCCGATCTCATCGACGTGGATCTGATCAGCG GCTCTACCTTTGCCAAAGCCAAGCCTGAAATTCCCTGGACATCACTGACGCGGAAGGGAATTGTGAGAGTGGTGTTTTTCCCCTTGTTCAGCCAGTGGTGGATACAGGTCACTTCCCAGCGTATTTTTATGTGGCTCTTGGTGCTCTACATTATGCAAG tCGTAGCAGTGGTGCTGTACTTCATGGTGCCTGTTGTGAGTGCCAGTGAAGTGATGGGACCCCTGTGCCttatgctgctgctggggacagtTCACTGCCAGATCGTGTCCACCCAGGTGAACAGACCTGCAGGGAACAACGGGCTCAGCCGGCGCCGCAG GAAGTTACGCAAATCTGTGGGCGTGGATGGGAACAGTTGGTTGTCTCCTGACAGAACCAGCAAGGAAGAGCAGTCTGGCTCTCCATCTCTGCTGACCAATTTATCCAGTCTGCTCTTCCAGAGGAG GAATAGAAGAGTAAGGCTGGTAGCTGAGAAAGGGACCGAGACAGAAAGTGGTGTGAATGCTGTGGGTGATGGCATCAAACCCAGACAGGCCAGATCTGAACACAGGCTGCTGCACTCCAAAGAGAAAAGTAAACTTTCTGATGGGGAGAAGAGCCATCAG GATGATGGCACCAACAGGGACGGTGTTTCTGACGAGCTGTCGAGCGAGGAGGATGCTGAGGCCGTGGCACAAAGGATCCTGTTACGCCACAGCATGGAAGGGGCTTCCAGTGACAACAGCtatgaggagaagaaaaagaggccTCTGGTTTCTCTGAACCAGGCTGTCTCACAG GTCAAGCAAGTCCTGAAAGGTGCCAGAGACTCTGACAGTGTTGTGGAGTCTGAACTGGAATCCACATTATACAGGCAG GACCCCAGGTCGTGCCTGAGCGTGGGGCCCCGGAGCTGCAGCGTGAGCCGGCGGGACTCGGAGAGCACCCGGCAGGACTCGGAGACCGAGGACATGCTGTGGGACGATCTCCTGCACGGCCCCGAGTGCCGCTCCTCCGGCACCAGCGACAGCGAGGAGCGCTCCGCCAGGGACTCCCGCCGCGACCTGAAGGAAGATGTCTTCCAGCAG AACCATCTGTTTTGGCTGCAGAACACAAGCCCAGCATCTGCCAAAGTGAGTGCTCTGATCTGGGAAGGGAATGACTGCAAGAAGGTGGACATGTCCGTGCTGGAGATCAGTGGGATTATCATGAGCAGG GTTAATGCCCACCAGCAAGGAGTGGGGTATCAAATGCTGGGAAACATCATCACCATCGGATTGGCCTTCCTGCCGTTCCTCTACAGACTGTTCCGCACGGAtaacctggagcagctctgctccatttCTCTGATGGAGCTTCTGCACATCTTCTGTGGAGCCCCTGCCAGCACCCCTGTGCTCATCCTGTCTGCCATCAACTTCCTGGAAAGGCTATGCTTGACTtggatgtttttcttcatgATGTGTGTTGCTGAGAGAACCTACAAACAG AGGTTTTTGTTTGCCAAGCTCTTCAGCCACATTACATCTGCTCGGAAAGCCAGGAAATATGAAATCCCTCACTTCAGGCTCAAAAAGGTGGAGAACATCAAGATCTGGTTATCCCTTCGCTCCTATCTGAAG AGACGAGGCCCCCAGAGGTCTGTGGATGTTGTTGTGTCCTCAGTCTTTTTACTGGCTCTTTCAATTGCTTTTAtctgctgtgcccag GTTCTTAAGGGTCACAAAACCTTTCTGAGTGCAGCTTATAACTGGGAGTTCCTGATGTGGGAGGCAGCACTGCTCCTCTTTCTGCTACGTCTGGCATCTCTGGGCTCTGAGACCAACAAGAAATACAGCAACATTTCCATCCTGCTCACTGAGCAG ATAAACTTGTACCTGAAGATGGAGAAGAAGCCGAACAAGAAGGAGCAGCTGTCTCTGGTGAACAACGTGCTGAAACTGTCCACAAAGCTGCTGAAG GAATTGGATAGTCCCTTCAGGCTGTATGGACTGACCATGAACCCGTTGATCTACAACATCACAAGGGTTGTCATCCTCTCTGCTGTTTCAGGAGTGATCAGTGACCTGCTAGGATTCAATATCAGA TTATGGAAAATTAAACCATGA
- the PHTF1 gene encoding putative homeodomain transcription factor 1 isoform X1: MACRDAISWYQKKIGAYDQQIWEKAVEQTQMKVPAAGVGAGPAPLAANPAVRSAPQGFKNKPKKKGHIQPDLIDVDLISGSTFAKAKPEIPWTSLTRKGIVRVVFFPLFSQWWIQVTSQRIFMWLLVLYIMQVVAVVLYFMVPVVSASEVMGPLCLMLLLGTVHCQIVSTQVNRPAGNNGLSRRRRKLRKSVGVDGNSWLSPDRTSKEEQSGSPSLLTNLSSLLFQRRNRRVRLVAEKGTETESGVNAVGDGIKPRQARSEHRLLHSKEKSKLSDGEKSHQDDGTNRDGVSDELSSEEDAEAVAQRILLRHSMEGASSDNSYEEKKKRPLVSLNQAVSQVKQVLKGARDSDSVVESELESTLYRQDPRSCLSVGPRSCSVSRRDSESTRQDSETEDMLWDDLLHGPECRSSGTSDSEERSARDSRRDLKEDVFQQNHLFWLQNTSPASAKVSALIWEGNDCKKVDMSVLEISGIIMSRVNAHQQGVGYQMLGNIITIGLAFLPFLYRLFRTDNLEQLCSISLMELLHIFCGAPASTPVLILSAINFLERLCLTWMFFFMMCVAERTYKQRFLFAKLFSHITSARKARKYEIPHFRLKKVENIKIWLSLRSYLKRRGPQRSVDVVVSSVFLLALSIAFICCAQVLKGHKTFLSAAYNWEFLMWEAALLLFLLRLASLGSETNKKYSNISILLTEQINLYLKMEKKPNKKEQLSLVNNVLKLSTKLLKELDSPFRLYGLTMNPLIYNITRVVILSAVSGVISDLLGFNIRLWKIKP, translated from the exons ATGGCCTGTCGCGATGCCATTTCATGGTACCAGAAGAAG ATCGGGGCCTACGACCAGCAGATATGGGAGAAGGCCGTGGAGCAGACCCAGATGAAGGTACCGGCGGCGGGGGTGGGGGCGGGCCCCGCTCCCCTCGCCGCTAACCCGGCTGTGCGTTCCGCCCCGCAGGGCTTCAAGAACAAACCGAAGAAAAAGGGGCACATCCAGCCCGATCTCATCGACGTGGATCTGATCAGCG GCTCTACCTTTGCCAAAGCCAAGCCTGAAATTCCCTGGACATCACTGACGCGGAAGGGAATTGTGAGAGTGGTGTTTTTCCCCTTGTTCAGCCAGTGGTGGATACAGGTCACTTCCCAGCGTATTTTTATGTGGCTCTTGGTGCTCTACATTATGCAAG tCGTAGCAGTGGTGCTGTACTTCATGGTGCCTGTTGTGAGTGCCAGTGAAGTGATGGGACCCCTGTGCCttatgctgctgctggggacagtTCACTGCCAGATCGTGTCCACCCAGGTGAACAGACCTGCAGGGAACAACGGGCTCAGCCGGCGCCGCAG GAAGTTACGCAAATCTGTGGGCGTGGATGGGAACAGTTGGTTGTCTCCTGACAGAACCAGCAAGGAAGAGCAGTCTGGCTCTCCATCTCTGCTGACCAATTTATCCAGTCTGCTCTTCCAGAGGAG GAATAGAAGAGTAAGGCTGGTAGCTGAGAAAGGGACCGAGACAGAAAGTGGTGTGAATGCTGTGGGTGATGGCATCAAACCCAGACAGGCCAGATCTGAACACAGGCTGCTGCACTCCAAAGAGAAAAGTAAACTTTCTGATGGGGAGAAGAGCCATCAG GATGATGGCACCAACAGGGACGGTGTTTCTGACGAGCTGTCGAGCGAGGAGGATGCTGAGGCCGTGGCACAAAGGATCCTGTTACGCCACAGCATGGAAGGGGCTTCCAGTGACAACAGCtatgaggagaagaaaaagaggccTCTGGTTTCTCTGAACCAGGCTGTCTCACAG GTCAAGCAAGTCCTGAAAGGTGCCAGAGACTCTGACAGTGTTGTGGAGTCTGAACTGGAATCCACATTATACAGGCAG GACCCCAGGTCGTGCCTGAGCGTGGGGCCCCGGAGCTGCAGCGTGAGCCGGCGGGACTCGGAGAGCACCCGGCAGGACTCGGAGACCGAGGACATGCTGTGGGACGATCTCCTGCACGGCCCCGAGTGCCGCTCCTCCGGCACCAGCGACAGCGAGGAGCGCTCCGCCAGGGACTCCCGCCGCGACCTGAAGGAAGATGTCTTCCAGCAG AACCATCTGTTTTGGCTGCAGAACACAAGCCCAGCATCTGCCAAAGTGAGTGCTCTGATCTGGGAAGGGAATGACTGCAAGAAGGTGGACATGTCCGTGCTGGAGATCAGTGGGATTATCATGAGCAGG GTTAATGCCCACCAGCAAGGAGTGGGGTATCAAATGCTGGGAAACATCATCACCATCGGATTGGCCTTCCTGCCGTTCCTCTACAGACTGTTCCGCACGGAtaacctggagcagctctgctccatttCTCTGATGGAGCTTCTGCACATCTTCTGTGGAGCCCCTGCCAGCACCCCTGTGCTCATCCTGTCTGCCATCAACTTCCTGGAAAGGCTATGCTTGACTtggatgtttttcttcatgATGTGTGTTGCTGAGAGAACCTACAAACAG AGGTTTTTGTTTGCCAAGCTCTTCAGCCACATTACATCTGCTCGGAAAGCCAGGAAATATGAAATCCCTCACTTCAGGCTCAAAAAGGTGGAGAACATCAAGATCTGGTTATCCCTTCGCTCCTATCTGAAG AGACGAGGCCCCCAGAGGTCTGTGGATGTTGTTGTGTCCTCAGTCTTTTTACTGGCTCTTTCAATTGCTTTTAtctgctgtgcccag GTTCTTAAGGGTCACAAAACCTTTCTGAGTGCAGCTTATAACTGGGAGTTCCTGATGTGGGAGGCAGCACTGCTCCTCTTTCTGCTACGTCTGGCATCTCTGGGCTCTGAGACCAACAAGAAATACAGCAACATTTCCATCCTGCTCACTGAGCAG ATAAACTTGTACCTGAAGATGGAGAAGAAGCCGAACAAGAAGGAGCAGCTGTCTCTGGTGAACAACGTGCTGAAACTGTCCACAAAGCTGCTGAAG GAATTGGATAGTCCCTTCAGGCTGTATGGACTGACCATGAACCCGTTGATCTACAACATCACAAGGGTTGTCATCCTCTCTGCTGTTTCAGGAGTGATCAGTGACCTGCTAGGATTCAATATCAGA TTATGGAAAATTAAACCATGA